The Labilibaculum sp. sequence TTGCAGCGATTACCGGCATTGGACATTCTCCACTACGTCCGTGAATTGCCTGCATTAAATCGGATTGCTCTGTTTTGGTTGGAAGACCTGTTGATGGTCCACCACGTTGAACATTCACAATTACCAGAGGTAGCTCCGTCATTACAGCCAAACCTGCAGCCTCTGTTTTAAGAGCCAAGCCCGGTCCTGATGTTGTTGTTACAGCAAAATTCCCTGCAAAACTTGCTCCAATTGATGTGCAGATTCCTGCAATCTCATCTTCTGCCTGAAACGTTTTTACACCAAGATCCTTACGTGCTGCCAGTTCCTGCAGAATTTCCGTTGCCGGCGTAATTGGATACGATCCACAAAACAATTCCAAACCAGCCTTTTCTGCAGCTGCAATTAATCCCCATGCTGTAGCTTTGTTTCCTGTAATATTACGGTAGGTTCCTTTCTTGATCTTAGCTGGTGCCACACTAAAATTATATGGCAACGCTTCAATGGTTCTTGCAAAATTATAACCGGCCCGCAACACCATCTTGTTGCCTTCAACAACTAATGGGTATTTTTTAAATTTATTCTCGATAAACTGCTCCGTATATACCAATGGACGATCGAACATCCAATAAACCATCCCCAAAGTAAACATGTTTTTACTTCGAAGGATACTTTTTTGATCCAATCCTGTATCCTTCAAACATTCTTTTGTCAGCGATGTTACCCTTGCTTTAATCAGATTGTAATCAGAAAGGTTCTCATCTTCTAATGGGTTGGAATCATAACCTGCTTTTTCAAGATTCTTATCCGTAAAACTATCCTCATTTACAATAATCGTTCCACTAGGTTTAACCCATTTTAAATTTGCTTTTAATGCTGCCGGATTCATTGCTACAAGCACATCAGCAAAATCTCCTGGAGTATTTACCTCCATCTGCCCGAAATGCAATTGAAAACCTGATACTCCACCTACTGTTCCCTGTGGAGCCCTGATCTCAGCTGGATAATCAGGAAAAGTAGCAACATCATTCCCAAACAATGCGGAAGTATCCGAAAATTGTGTTCCTGTTAGTTGCATCCCATCTCCGGAATCGCCGGAGAATCTTATAACAACTTCTTCCTTTTCAATGACTTTTGTCTTTTGACTCATGACTATTTTGAATTAAGCTTGAAATTAATTCCTTGTTTAGTTAGTTGTTTTTAATTTTCATTCTACATAACACGAAGCTAAAATCATGTTATATAGCATGGTAAAGGTAGCGTTTCCCAGTTTTTAGACAAGCAAAGATTAAAAAAAATACAGACTTTTTGCAAACGTTTGTGTCCTAAAAAGTTACAGATTGGTTACGCTTAAAAACAGCACTGATTAAGAGTTGATTAAGTCTTAATAAGGGGAAGAAAAGGAAGAGAAATGGAAAATTTATTGAATTTTAATCCATCTAACAAATAAAGAACCTATGCGGTGTTTAAATATGCAAAAAAGGTGTCTCAAATAAATGAGACACCCTTAATTATATTTAGAATGTGACTATCTACTAATAATCATCTTCAGTGAAACCAGTATAACGGTGTCCTGAAATAATATAAGACTCATCTGCAGTAGCATCATAAGCTACAGCATCAAGAACCCATTTGAATTCTTCTTTGTCTGGATTAGATCTGTACTCTACAGGAACCTCTTCACTTTTAAAAGTAACATTTCCGCTATACAATACAATACTAACATACAAACTGTCAGTGATATTCTTACCAAGTGTAGTGGCACCATTCTTAATAATCTTTCCCTCAACAATTGCGGCTCTAATATAGTCTCGTGCTACAACTGTAGTTTCGCCAAGAGCAGTAGGTTTTGGTTCCGGAACTACAATTGCCTTTTCATTATTAGTTAAATCTGCAAAAGCAATAGATTTAGATTTGAAACTACCAGCATCACCATCGAAAAAGAATTTACTTCTTAATTCAAAAACTTTATCATGATCGTCAATCCAAAGTTCGTTGGCTACATCAGCGGATGTGTTGTAAAATTCCAATTTTTGCTCGTTGTCGTAATCAGCAACAAGAGTACCATCTGGTTCTGATACTTGATAAAGGTAGCTTCCGGAATAATCCAATACTGCACTATCCCAATTGTCAAGCTCTGTATCATCACAAGCAGTCAATCCAATAAAACCCACTGCGAGTATATATAATAATTTCTTCATACTATTCCTCCTCAATTTTCATATTTACATAAAAAACCATATTAGCATATCCAGCTTCCCAATAAATCGTATTATCAGCAGGTGTATATACAGCATTATTCAAAAAATCTAATGAATCACCCCATCCTAAGACCAAACTAGAAAGTACAGCTATTGAATTATCGGCTTTCAACTGAATATAACCAGCCGCAGCATATCTATTACCATAACCAACATAGTCAGAATAATATCCCCCAATTAAATTAGAAACACTAAAAAATCCAGGTGCAATTTGTTCAATTACAACTTCAGTTCCACTATAATCTGTTCGAGCGCCACCACGAATTCTATGAGTACCATCCAAAGTTGTATATGTTCCAGAAATATCAGTAGTTATCGACTTATCAGAAACAATAATTTGACGCTCAAGCTGAATACTTTCTCCATTAGGAATTGTATAGGTGTACGTAGCTTTATACAATCCAACTGTATTAACATCAATAGTTCCTTCTACTACAACTTGATCGGTTACATCAGCTCCATCATAAGTTGCCTTATATCCAGGATCAGTATAAGCATCACCTAACTGAATTATTAAATTCGATCCCTCTGCTAAATCAAGGCTATACTCTACCGATATATCCTCAGTATCAGCTTCATCACAAGCTGTAAAAAAGCATAGCGACGAAATTATAGCCAAAAACATTATATATTTTCTCATGTCTTTTTTAATTTACTTAAAATTATAATCCAGATTTCTGATTCCACCAAACTTTCTCTAAAAGATCTACCTTTTGAGCAGGTGCATTTTCATTACGAGTCATTACTTCTTCAGGATAAATAGGAGAAGCAGGCAATTTTGCGTTTGTTTTACCTCTACCTTCAACAGCAATTGTTAAATCTCCAAGAGGGAAATTAGTATTAGCGAAAGCACGATCTTTACGAATATCGATAGTGTTAACTGCTGGATACTTGGTTCTATTTCTTTCCAGAAATGATTCAATATGCTGATAATTGGCATTCGCTACCCATTTTTGCATGGCAATTTGCTTAATGCCCTCTTCTACAGTACCATCTACCCAGGTTGCATAACCAGTGGTAATAATATCACTAGCTAAGCCACCATGCTGTGCTAAAGAAGCATTTACTGCTTTATCGTAATATATTTTAGCGTTAGGGTTGTTGCCTGCACGAGCATACGCCTCAGCAATGTAGAAATTAACTTCCCATATTGACATAATTACCAAATCTTGAGTTGCAGAAAATACAGCCTGACTGTAATCTTCATCTTCATCAAGAGTTCCATTACCATCAGAATCTTCTTTGGAGGCAAAATCTCCAAAAAATGCACCTAAATGATATCCGCCGGTCTTTTCGAAAAGAACGTCCAAACGCGGATCAGCATTTACTTCAAGATAATCCAAAAAGTTTTTAGACGCAATTACGTTTGAACTTAAGTACTTAGCTGAGCCTTCTTCAAACTCTCTCATAGGATGACGCTTACCTTCTTGTTTATCCGACCATGTAGAACCGCTGATTCCAGCATTATTCTTAATAAACTCAGATGATTCAATAAAAGAAACAACAGCAGCATTATTATATGCAGAAGTCTCAGAAAGACGCATCATCAATTTCAACTTCAATGAATTGGCAAAGAGTTTCCACTGGTCTAAATCACCGCCATAAATAAAGTCATAAGATGCAGGTAAGGTAGCTTCAGAAACATTCAAAGCTATTAATGCATCAACTCTTGCAAGTAAATCTGCATAAATATCACTTCCTTTATCAAATTTTGGTGATACAATTCCCTCATCTCCTTTTAGAGCTTCAAAATAAGGGATATCTCCCCAGACATCAGTCATGATTTGCCATGTGAAAATTGAAAGAGCTTCTGCGGCATAATATACACCCGTATTATTATTAGCCAACGAAATAGTCTTCATTCTTTTACAATCTTCAAGAACGCCTGCAGTTAAACCACTATATGCATTACCAAAATCAGTTTCCTTATATTCACACAGAAATTTGAATTGCGATGCACTATAAGCTTGTGTCCAGTATTCAGACCAAAAACCACCTGCAAATCCAAAATCCCAACCCATTAGTTGATTGGCCAAATTTAATTCCGCAGCAGGCAAAACTACCTTTGCTTCAGGAATATCGCGCAATTCATCTGGATCCTCATTTATATCTAAATAATTATCACAGCCCCAGCCAAATATTGACAGACAGGCAAGTGAAATAGCTATAATTTTATATTTCATAATTCTTTATTATTACAAAGTGAAAGTTAAACCAAAAGTATAAAATTCGTTACTTGGACCTGCTCCAAACTCACCAAATTTAGCTCCTATATCATTACCAAAAGTTGTTGTTTCAGGATCGATATAAACATTTTCATTTGGAGTCCACAATAGAATATTACTAGCACTTAATGACAAACTTAAAGAGTTGACATGCAATCTATTGCAGAAGTTTTTAGGTACCGAATAAGATAAATTTACATTTCTAAGCTTTAAATAAGAACGGTCAATTATCGCATCTTCATCTCCATCGAATCCACCACCATCACCATAGAATTTGTGTAACCCAGTAGGGTCGACAGGTGTAGTATTTTCAATCCATCCTCCTTGTCCGTCAGAAACAACAGAATTGGGTACTAAGAAAGTTTTTCTATCATTCAATACAGATTCAGGATTGGCACCCGTCCAATGCAAGTAATCCTTAGTATATGAATACATATATCCACCATAACTAAAATCTAAGGTTGCACCCAAACTAAATCCTTTATAAGTAAAGGTATTGGTTAAACCCATTCTAAAATCAGCGTCAACATCTTTTCCAATAAATTCGGTTTCAGCTGTAGCTTGTGGATTACCACTACCATCAACAACAGTGTGCATCACGCCGTCAATTTCAACCTTTTTAACTGAAGCAATTTTGAACTGTCCCATAGATTTTCCTTCTACGGCAACAATCGATGCTCCGCCAAAACCATCAAGATACACCTCATCAACATCCAGAGATTCAATAGTGTTTTTATTAACCGAAACATTATATGCAATATCCCATGCAAAATTTTCTGTCTTAACAGGTGTTAGATTTACAGCGACTTCAAAACCTTCATTACGAACATCACCTAAATTTGCAACCTGACTAGTATAACCTGATGACGGATCTTTAGGCAGACTTGCAATCAATCCTTCTGTTAATCGGTTATAATAAGACACATCGAAACCAAAACGGTTATTGAAGAATTGAGCCTCGAAACCAAGCTCAAATTCCTTTGTTAACTCATTTTTCAAATCAGGATTTCCTAAACGGTTTGAAGCTGAATATGAATTAACTCCTCCAATAGGGAAAGACAAATCATCAATATTTGGATAACCTGGATTATCAGAAGTAGCTGATACATAACGATCATAAACTGAATAAGCATCAGCATCATTACCAGTCATACCATAGGCAGCTCTAACTTTTGCAAAACTAAGAATACCAGTATCGATATCATTGTATTTTAAGAAATCAGTAATTAAGAAACTTCCCGTAACACCTGGGTAAAAATAATCATTTTGTTCAAGCGGTAAAGTTGATGACCAATCATTACGCGCAGTTAAAGTCAGATATGCATAGTTTCTGTAACTAAAGTCAACATTAGCATAAACACCAATTAAACGA is a genomic window containing:
- a CDS encoding 2-oxoacid:acceptor oxidoreductase subunit alpha, with the translated sequence MSQKTKVIEKEEVVIRFSGDSGDGMQLTGTQFSDTSALFGNDVATFPDYPAEIRAPQGTVGGVSGFQLHFGQMEVNTPGDFADVLVAMNPAALKANLKWVKPSGTIIVNEDSFTDKNLEKAGYDSNPLEDENLSDYNLIKARVTSLTKECLKDTGLDQKSILRSKNMFTLGMVYWMFDRPLVYTEQFIENKFKKYPLVVEGNKMVLRAGYNFARTIEALPYNFSVAPAKIKKGTYRNITGNKATAWGLIAAAEKAGLELFCGSYPITPATEILQELAARKDLGVKTFQAEDEIAGICTSIGASFAGNFAVTTTSGPGLALKTEAAGLAVMTELPLVIVNVQRGGPSTGLPTKTEQSDLMQAIHGRSGECPMPVIAASTPSNCFEYAYSAGKIALEHMTPVILLTDGFIANGAEPWRIPKMADLSPIEVPFAKEGDNYQPYARDTEKLARKWAVPGTKGLEHRIGGLEKMDITGTVSYVPENHQVMTDIRSERIRRVANFIPDVPVKGNDDAEVLVVGWGGTYGHLTTAVRELQAEGKSIALAHFHYIFPLPKNTKEVLKRHKKVIVCELNEGQFAEYLRAGFQDVKFNQYNKLQGLPFTVLELKERFNQLLEEK
- a CDS encoding lipid-binding protein; amino-acid sequence: MKKLLYILAVGFIGLTACDDTELDNWDSAVLDYSGSYLYQVSEPDGTLVADYDNEQKLEFYNTSADVANELWIDDHDKVFELRSKFFFDGDAGSFKSKSIAFADLTNNEKAIVVPEPKPTALGETTVVARDYIRAAIVEGKIIKNGATTLGKNITDSLYVSIVLYSGNVTFKSEEVPVEYRSNPDKEEFKWVLDAVAYDATADESYIISGHRYTGFTEDDY
- a CDS encoding BT_2262 family domain-containing protein, producing MRKYIMFLAIISSLCFFTACDEADTEDISVEYSLDLAEGSNLIIQLGDAYTDPGYKATYDGADVTDQVVVEGTIDVNTVGLYKATYTYTIPNGESIQLERQIIVSDKSITTDISGTYTTLDGTHRIRGGARTDYSGTEVVIEQIAPGFFSVSNLIGGYYSDYVGYGNRYAAAGYIQLKADNSIAVLSSLVLGWGDSLDFLNNAVYTPADNTIYWEAGYANMVFYVNMKIEEE
- a CDS encoding SusD/RagB family nutrient-binding outer membrane lipoprotein produces the protein MKYKIIAISLACLSIFGWGCDNYLDINEDPDELRDIPEAKVVLPAAELNLANQLMGWDFGFAGGFWSEYWTQAYSASQFKFLCEYKETDFGNAYSGLTAGVLEDCKRMKTISLANNNTGVYYAAEALSIFTWQIMTDVWGDIPYFEALKGDEGIVSPKFDKGSDIYADLLARVDALIALNVSEATLPASYDFIYGGDLDQWKLFANSLKLKLMMRLSETSAYNNAAVVSFIESSEFIKNNAGISGSTWSDKQEGKRHPMREFEEGSAKYLSSNVIASKNFLDYLEVNADPRLDVLFEKTGGYHLGAFFGDFASKEDSDGNGTLDEDEDYSQAVFSATQDLVIMSIWEVNFYIAEAYARAGNNPNAKIYYDKAVNASLAQHGGLASDIITTGYATWVDGTVEEGIKQIAMQKWVANANYQHIESFLERNRTKYPAVNTIDIRKDRAFANTNFPLGDLTIAVEGRGKTNAKLPASPIYPEEVMTRNENAPAQKVDLLEKVWWNQKSGL